A single window of Rhodococcus jostii RHA1 DNA harbors:
- the cysW gene encoding sulfate ABC transporter permease subunit CysW: MKLSGSTRITLRAVALLYLFGLLVVPIVIILFRTFEKGIGAFIESISTPAAISALNLSLLIVAIVVPVNVVFGIVTALALVRGRFPGRGLVQAVVDLPFAVSPIVVGVSLILLWGANGWFGGLESLGFKVIFGLPGMVIATLFVTLPFVVREVEPVLHEIGEEQEQAAATLGASRWQTFWLITLPAIRWGLTYGVVLTVARSLGEFGAVIMVSSGFPGVSQTLTLLVHSRYIDDHNTFGAYSAATLLMGIALITLLLMTLLDRKRSTT; this comes from the coding sequence ATGAAGCTCTCTGGGTCCACCCGGATCACCCTGCGCGCAGTCGCGCTGCTCTATCTGTTCGGCTTGCTGGTGGTGCCTATCGTCATCATCCTGTTCCGCACGTTCGAGAAAGGGATCGGCGCCTTCATCGAGTCGATCAGCACCCCCGCCGCGATCTCCGCACTCAACCTGTCCCTGCTGATCGTGGCCATCGTCGTCCCGGTCAACGTGGTGTTCGGGATCGTCACCGCCCTCGCGCTGGTCCGGGGCCGCTTCCCCGGCCGCGGCCTGGTGCAGGCGGTGGTCGACCTACCGTTCGCCGTCTCGCCCATCGTGGTCGGCGTGTCGCTGATCCTGCTGTGGGGTGCCAACGGCTGGTTCGGCGGGCTCGAATCGCTGGGGTTCAAGGTGATCTTCGGGCTTCCCGGCATGGTCATCGCCACCCTCTTCGTGACGTTGCCGTTCGTCGTGCGGGAGGTGGAGCCCGTCCTGCACGAGATCGGCGAGGAGCAGGAACAGGCCGCCGCGACGCTCGGTGCGAGCCGCTGGCAGACGTTCTGGCTGATCACACTGCCCGCCATCCGCTGGGGCCTCACCTACGGTGTGGTCCTGACCGTCGCCCGCTCGCTGGGCGAGTTCGGTGCGGTGATCATGGTGTCCTCGGGCTTCCCCGGTGTGTCGCAGACCCTGACCCTGCTCGTGCACTCGCGCTACATCGACGACCACAACACGTTCGGTGCGTACTCCGCAGCCACCCTGCTGATGGGCATTGCGCTGATCACCCTGCTTCTGATGACTCTGCTCGACCGCAAGAGGAGCACCACATGA
- the cysT gene encoding sulfate ABC transporter permease subunit CysT, translated as MSDTTTATGGRGITVPPPPVPPTRKKVARVTGAVGPLGIGIATLWLSIIVVLPLAALTVASFGDGIGGFVDAITSPVAVASLRVTVVVSVVVAVINVIMGTLIAWVLVRDEFPGKRAVNALIDLPFALPTIVASIVLLSLYGPESPIGVHLNATQPGLIVALAFVTLPFVVRSVQPVLIEVDREVEEAAASLGADNWTIFRSVVLPTLTPAIVSGAGLAFARAIGEYGSVVLIGGNIPRETQVASQYIQQQIEIDRPAAAAAVSVALLAIAFVTLFALRVFASRGQRREEQAE; from the coding sequence GTGAGCGACACGACGACGGCGACGGGCGGACGCGGCATCACGGTGCCGCCTCCGCCCGTTCCGCCTACGCGCAAGAAGGTCGCCCGGGTCACCGGTGCGGTGGGACCGCTCGGCATCGGCATCGCGACGCTCTGGCTGAGCATCATCGTGGTCCTGCCACTCGCCGCGCTCACCGTCGCCTCGTTCGGCGACGGAATCGGCGGCTTCGTGGACGCGATCACCTCGCCCGTGGCGGTGGCGTCCCTGCGCGTCACCGTCGTGGTGTCGGTGGTGGTGGCCGTGATCAACGTGATCATGGGCACGCTCATCGCGTGGGTGTTGGTGCGCGACGAATTCCCCGGCAAGCGGGCCGTCAACGCACTTATCGACCTGCCGTTCGCGTTGCCGACCATCGTGGCCAGCATCGTGCTGCTGTCGCTGTACGGCCCGGAGAGCCCGATCGGGGTCCACCTCAACGCGACGCAGCCCGGTCTGATCGTTGCATTGGCATTCGTGACGCTGCCGTTCGTGGTCCGCTCGGTGCAGCCGGTGCTGATCGAGGTGGACAGGGAAGTCGAGGAGGCCGCGGCCTCGCTCGGCGCGGACAACTGGACGATCTTCCGGAGCGTCGTGCTGCCCACCCTGACCCCGGCCATCGTCAGCGGCGCGGGGCTCGCATTCGCCCGCGCGATCGGCGAGTACGGGTCGGTCGTCCTGATCGGCGGAAACATTCCCCGAGAGACCCAGGTCGCTTCCCAGTACATTCAACAGCAGATCGAAATCGATCGGCCGGCCGCCGCGGCGGCCGTGTCGGTGGCTCTCCTGGCCATCGCGTTCGTGACGTTGTTCGCCCTCCGGGTCTTCGCCAGCCGGGGGCAGCGTCGTGAGGAGCAGGCGGAATGA
- a CDS encoding sulfate ABC transporter substrate-binding protein — protein sequence MKRRSRSLLTALVTLGAVALTACSGGASDTAGGDSAGADGSAGTINLYAYAVPKPGFDKLIPAFNATDEGKGVAFQPSYGASGDQSRKVKDGAEADFVNFSVEPDITRLVDAGLVDKSWNQDAYNGIPFGSVVTIVVREGNPKNIRDWDDLLRPGVEVVTPNPFSSGSAKWNLLAPYAAKSNGGQDPDAGLAYITSLVNDHVKIQPKSGREASEAFLQGTGDVLLSYENEALFIEGNGDPVEHVTPPTTFKIENPVAVLSNSKNLEKANAFKDFLYTTEGQKLWGEAGFRPVDPAVATEFADKFPEPAKLWTIADLGGWSKVDSEVFAKDTGSIAVIYDNATK from the coding sequence ATGAAACGCCGTTCTCGTAGTCTTCTCACGGCCCTCGTGACGCTCGGAGCTGTGGCGCTGACCGCGTGCAGCGGAGGCGCCAGCGACACCGCCGGCGGCGACTCGGCCGGTGCCGACGGCAGCGCGGGCACCATCAACCTGTACGCGTACGCCGTGCCGAAGCCGGGATTCGACAAGCTGATCCCCGCGTTCAACGCCACCGACGAGGGCAAGGGCGTGGCCTTCCAGCCGTCCTACGGTGCCTCCGGTGACCAGTCCCGCAAGGTCAAGGACGGCGCCGAGGCCGACTTCGTCAACTTCTCGGTCGAACCCGACATCACCCGCCTCGTCGACGCCGGCCTGGTGGACAAGAGCTGGAACCAGGACGCCTACAACGGGATTCCGTTCGGTTCGGTCGTCACCATCGTCGTGCGCGAGGGCAACCCGAAGAACATCCGCGACTGGGACGACCTGTTGCGTCCCGGCGTCGAGGTCGTGACCCCCAACCCGTTCAGCTCCGGATCCGCAAAGTGGAACCTGCTCGCACCGTACGCGGCGAAGAGCAACGGCGGTCAGGACCCGGACGCCGGTCTGGCCTACATCACCTCGCTGGTGAACGACCACGTGAAGATTCAGCCGAAGTCGGGCCGCGAGGCGTCGGAGGCGTTCCTGCAGGGCACCGGTGACGTGCTGCTCAGCTACGAGAACGAGGCGCTGTTCATCGAGGGCAACGGTGACCCCGTCGAGCACGTGACCCCGCCGACCACGTTCAAGATCGAGAACCCGGTCGCGGTGCTCTCGAACAGCAAGAACCTGGAGAAGGCCAACGCGTTCAAGGACTTCCTCTACACCACCGAGGGCCAGAAGCTGTGGGGCGAGGCCGGATTCCGCCCGGTCGATCCCGCGGTGGCCACGGAGTTCGCCGACAAGTTCCCCGAACCGGCCAAGCTGTGGACGATCGCCGATCTCGGCGGCTGGTCCAAGGTCGACTCCGAGGTGTTCGCCAAGGACACCGGGTCCATCGCAGTGATCTACGACAACGCAACCAAGTAA
- a CDS encoding Ms4533A family Cys-rich leader peptide, which produces MWAVGSASATVHGVSEAAVHQVRHELALIAVGMLAVADIDCC; this is translated from the coding sequence ATGTGGGCGGTTGGTTCAGCCTCTGCTACAGTCCACGGCGTGTCTGAAGCCGCTGTACACCAGGTCCGCCATGAATTGGCGTTGATCGCTGTCGGCATGCTCGCAGTCGCCGACATCGACTGTTGTTGA